A single genomic interval of Syntrophorhabdaceae bacterium harbors:
- a CDS encoding ATP-binding protein — MPIEDSEESSKPETSEQALKEIRMRKMNIGPRYFTASRENITPNLWSAFEGFPKGESYFVSGPTGVGKTCLTTLLMCEYNRGKMVNMAQMLRRIKASYNGDLGESEFAVMRDLSEMPCLVLDDIGVEKTNDWVFEKLYELIDDRHRNLRQTVFTSNLSLQQLMDKWGERIPSRIAEMCGPHNVIYIPGTDRRMQKIGIVR, encoded by the coding sequence ATGCCTATCGAAGATTCGGAAGAGTCATCGAAGCCTGAGACCAGCGAACAGGCTCTCAAAGAAATCAGGATGAGAAAGATGAACATCGGTCCCCGGTACTTTACTGCATCCAGGGAGAACATAACGCCGAACCTATGGTCTGCATTTGAAGGGTTTCCGAAGGGAGAGAGCTACTTCGTTTCAGGCCCAACCGGCGTCGGCAAAACCTGCCTCACCACCCTCCTCATGTGTGAATACAACAGGGGCAAGATGGTGAATATGGCCCAGATGCTCCGCAGGATAAAGGCGAGCTACAACGGAGATTTAGGCGAGAGCGAGTTCGCCGTGATGAGAGACCTGTCCGAGATGCCCTGTCTTGTCCTGGATGACATCGGCGTGGAAAAGACCAACGACTGGGTCTTCGAGAAGCTCTACGAGCTAATTGACGACCGGCATCGGAACCTCAGGCAGACCGTATTCACCAGTAACCTGTCTTTGCAACAGCTGATGGATAAGTGGGGCGAAAGAATCCCGTCCCGCATCGCCGAAATGTGCGGCCCGCATAACGTGATCTATATACCAGGCACAGACAGACGGATGCAAAAAATCGGTATAGTGAGGTGA
- a CDS encoding helix-turn-helix domain-containing protein, whose translation MKPSADHPIQVKDIRERDFYIAQRDLVDRAGPVIGPFGCAVYNSLLRHADAARECWPSLTTIADEWGMSKMQAIREVEVLEAANMILVLKEHGKPNKYRLLDAKHWKLPELVTGSDRSGCKPVTHGDRPADQVVTGSHRSGSELVTDSDPKYIKESKSKPKPKTPLSRESGETEVDYEGEIKKALDPFDPDTRTAIKAFLDNVKSHNKTGLMKESRYLALLSQLAEISKGFENDVFRAALQTATDNEAYSVNYVRTVATTKAKQKNAATPPFQGGANATGSHQKGTRPTVTEDRRDAYRRFGRVIEA comes from the coding sequence ATGAAGCCGTCCGCTGATCATCCAATCCAGGTCAAAGACATCCGCGAACGAGACTTTTACATCGCGCAGCGAGACCTCGTTGACCGCGCCGGACCGGTAATCGGCCCATTCGGTTGCGCCGTCTACAACAGCCTTTTGCGCCATGCCGATGCCGCCCGCGAGTGCTGGCCATCCCTCACTACGATAGCCGACGAATGGGGAATGAGCAAGATGCAGGCGATCCGTGAGGTTGAAGTGCTTGAAGCCGCTAACATGATCCTGGTCCTAAAGGAACATGGCAAGCCAAACAAATATCGGCTCCTCGATGCAAAGCACTGGAAGCTCCCCGAACTGGTAACTGGTAGTGACCGGTCGGGTTGTAAACCGGTAACTCACGGTGACAGGCCAGCAGACCAGGTGGTAACTGGTAGTCACCGGTCGGGAAGTGAACTGGTAACTGACAGTGACCCGAAGTATATAAAAGAATCTAAATCTAAACCTAAACCTAAAACACCTCTCTCGCGCGAGAGCGGTGAGACGGAGGTAGATTATGAAGGTGAAATAAAAAAAGCTCTCGATCCGTTTGATCCGGATACCAGAACCGCCATCAAGGCATTTCTTGACAATGTAAAGAGCCATAACAAGACCGGGCTCATGAAAGAGAGCCGCTACCTTGCCCTCCTCAGTCAGCTCGCAGAGATCTCAAAAGGCTTCGAAAACGATGTATTCAGGGCTGCACTGCAGACCGCAACCGACAACGAGGCCTATAGCGTGAATTACGTCAGGACCGTAGCGACAACCAAGGCCAAGCAAAAAAACGCGGCAACGCCGCCATTTCAAGGAGGAGCCAATGCCACCGGATCACATCAAAAAGGAACTCGACCAACTGTTACAGAGGATCGCAGAGATGCCTATCGAAGATTCGGAAGAGTCATCGAAGCCTGA
- a CDS encoding MFS transporter, protein MAKRSDRNSGVASRLMMGALGHRNYRLFFAGQGLSLIGTWMQRIAVSWLVYRITGSAFLLGFVGFAGQVPTFILASFAGVFIDRSSRYRVLLVTQILATIQSIILAALTLTGHIAVWQIFLLSLSLGIINAFDMPARQSFVIDMVGNKEDLPNAIALNSMMVNGARLAGPALAGLAVAGFGEGICFVLNALSFVAIIVALLAMKVRRSDRKQSQAHPWHDLKDGYRYAFGFAPIRYLLLLLSLISIMGMPVQVLMPVFARDVLHGGPHTLGFLMGTLGIGALVAAGYLATRKSVVRLERFTVIECFLFGLGLMIFSLSHREIFSFVAIFIAGCGMMGTMASCNTIIQTVVDDEKRGRVMGFYAMAIMGMSPFGSLMAGSLASHIGAPKTVLLGGACCAVASLLFARKLAAFREAVRSIYVARNIITLQEPQ, encoded by the coding sequence GTGGCGAAGCGATCTGACAGAAATAGTGGTGTTGCCTCGAGGCTCATGATGGGTGCCCTCGGTCATAGAAACTACCGCCTATTCTTTGCGGGACAGGGTCTTTCCCTCATAGGCACCTGGATGCAGCGAATAGCTGTATCATGGCTCGTCTATCGTATCACGGGCTCAGCCTTTCTTCTTGGGTTTGTCGGCTTTGCCGGACAGGTCCCCACGTTCATCCTGGCTTCCTTCGCCGGAGTCTTTATCGACCGATCGAGCCGTTACCGGGTGTTACTGGTCACCCAGATTTTGGCCACCATCCAGTCGATCATCCTCGCTGCCCTTACTCTTACAGGACACATTGCAGTCTGGCAGATCTTTCTACTAAGCCTTTCACTCGGTATCATTAACGCATTTGATATGCCCGCCCGTCAGTCTTTCGTCATCGATATGGTAGGGAATAAAGAAGATTTGCCGAATGCTATCGCGCTTAACTCTATGATGGTTAACGGAGCTCGCCTGGCCGGCCCGGCCCTTGCCGGCCTTGCGGTTGCCGGGTTCGGGGAGGGTATTTGTTTCGTTCTCAACGCATTGAGTTTCGTAGCCATCATTGTTGCACTCCTGGCTATGAAGGTCAGACGTAGCGATAGGAAGCAATCTCAGGCGCATCCGTGGCATGATCTGAAAGACGGTTATCGGTACGCATTCGGGTTTGCGCCAATACGATACTTGTTGCTCCTGCTCAGCCTCATAAGCATCATGGGAATGCCGGTACAGGTTCTTATGCCCGTCTTCGCGAGGGACGTTCTTCACGGCGGGCCGCACACACTCGGTTTTCTCATGGGCACCCTCGGCATAGGCGCATTGGTTGCGGCGGGATACCTTGCCACCAGAAAGAGTGTCGTGCGGTTGGAGAGGTTCACTGTGATCGAGTGCTTCCTCTTTGGACTGGGACTTATGATTTTTTCTCTGTCTCATCGAGAGATTTTTTCATTTGTCGCCATATTCATCGCGGGCTGTGGCATGATGGGAACCATGGCTTCGTGCAACACGATCATACAAACGGTTGTGGACGACGAGAAGCGCGGCAGGGTCATGGGATTCTATGCCATGGCCATTATGGGCATGTCTCCTTTCGGAAGTCTTATGGCAGGCAGTCTCGCAAGTCATATCGGAGCGCCCAAGACAGTCCTTCTCGGCGGCGCGTGTTGCGCCGTGGCTTCGCTGCTCTTTGCACGAAAACTTGCGGCGTTCCGCGAAGCAGTCCGTTCCATCTATGTTGCAAGGAACATCATTACCCTTCAGGAACCTCAATGA
- a CDS encoding glycogen/starch/alpha-glucan phosphorylase, which translates to MGKENRDYQQHLLNQLTYTLSKDMYSATPRDKYNAAVLSIRAQIVNKWIKTQQAYYKVDAKRLYYLSLEFLMGRLLKNYLINLDMLEVYRQAIDVFATNLEDVFEYESDAGLGNGGLGRLAACFLDSMATLDYPCYGYGIRYEYGIFTQRIRDGYQTEAPDNWLRYGNPWEFPRPELLYPIHFYGRVECHANSQTEWLDADEILAMAYDYPVPGFKTETVNTLRLWAAKSTRDFDFDYFNSGDYVRAVENKNNSENISKVLYPNDLSLAGKELRLKQQYFFVAATLADIIRRYKKFHPNYNELPQKVAIQLNDTHPSIAIPEMMRILVDDEGFSWDAAKKLTLQTFAYTNHTILPEALETWSEGLFAHMLPRHLQIIQEMDRKFMIQVARRFPDEPEKKKAMGIITGDNDRAVHMSRIAIVGSHTVNGVSQLHSELLKTHVFSDFYMMFPEKFQNVTNGITHRRWLLESNPGLSALITEAIGDGWTTDLEELKKLDAFVEDSSFCTRFREIKDENKMRLVRFLERESDLSFTPQFMLDCQVKRFHEYKRQLLNIFHVITLYNKIKEGRIDENYTPRVVMFSGKSAPGYLLCKLVIKLIHNVSEVVSAHPLVRDKLEVVFVPNYGVTLAQLIMPAAELSEQISTAGYEASGTGNMKFALNGALTIGTYDGANIEIREEVGEENFFLFGLNAEEIIDLRSHYDPRALIDKNRDLAQIMQQLSSGFFSPENKDLFQPIVNTIMDGDRYCILADYASYIECQEKVSQVYRDKEKWTRMAVLNVARSGKFSSDRAINEYARHIWNITPVDIE; encoded by the coding sequence ATGGGCAAAGAGAATAGAGATTACCAGCAGCACCTTTTAAACCAGCTGACCTATACGCTCTCGAAAGATATGTATTCAGCAACGCCGAGGGACAAGTACAACGCCGCTGTCCTGTCCATACGGGCCCAGATAGTGAATAAATGGATAAAGACGCAACAAGCCTACTATAAGGTCGACGCGAAAAGACTCTACTACCTCTCTCTCGAATTTCTCATGGGCAGGCTGCTTAAGAACTACCTCATCAATCTCGACATGCTGGAGGTTTACCGGCAGGCCATCGACGTGTTTGCCACGAACCTCGAGGATGTGTTCGAATATGAATCGGACGCAGGGCTTGGCAACGGGGGGCTCGGCAGACTTGCTGCGTGCTTTCTCGATTCCATGGCCACCCTGGACTATCCCTGTTATGGATATGGCATTCGATACGAGTACGGAATCTTCACGCAAAGAATAAGGGATGGCTATCAGACCGAAGCCCCTGACAACTGGCTCCGCTACGGAAACCCCTGGGAGTTTCCCAGGCCGGAGCTTTTGTACCCTATCCACTTCTACGGGAGGGTCGAGTGTCATGCCAACTCGCAAACGGAATGGCTGGATGCCGATGAGATCCTGGCCATGGCCTATGATTATCCTGTGCCGGGGTTCAAAACGGAGACGGTCAATACATTGCGTCTCTGGGCCGCAAAGTCCACACGTGACTTCGATTTCGACTATTTCAACAGTGGCGACTATGTGCGAGCCGTTGAAAACAAGAACAATAGCGAGAATATATCCAAAGTTCTCTACCCCAACGACCTTTCTTTGGCGGGAAAGGAGTTGCGCCTTAAGCAGCAATACTTCTTTGTTGCAGCAACGCTCGCCGATATCATCCGACGATACAAGAAATTTCACCCTAATTACAACGAACTGCCCCAGAAGGTGGCAATCCAGCTGAACGACACGCACCCGTCGATCGCGATCCCGGAGATGATGCGCATACTTGTTGATGACGAAGGCTTCTCCTGGGACGCAGCAAAGAAACTGACGCTTCAGACTTTTGCTTATACCAACCACACGATACTGCCCGAAGCCCTTGAAACCTGGTCGGAGGGCCTCTTTGCGCACATGCTTCCCAGACACCTGCAGATAATACAGGAAATGGACAGGAAGTTCATGATCCAGGTGGCGAGAAGGTTTCCCGATGAGCCCGAGAAGAAAAAAGCGATGGGTATTATCACGGGCGATAATGACAGGGCGGTTCACATGTCGAGGATCGCGATAGTGGGATCTCACACGGTGAACGGCGTCTCTCAGCTTCACAGCGAGCTCTTGAAGACACACGTGTTCAGCGATTTTTACATGATGTTTCCGGAAAAATTCCAGAATGTCACGAACGGAATCACGCACAGAAGGTGGCTTCTGGAATCGAACCCGGGACTCTCAGCGCTTATCACCGAGGCGATCGGCGACGGCTGGACCACCGACCTCGAAGAACTCAAAAAGCTGGACGCTTTCGTTGAAGATTCTAGTTTTTGTACACGCTTCCGCGAGATCAAAGACGAGAACAAGATGAGGCTCGTCAGGTTCCTGGAGCGAGAATCCGATCTGTCCTTTACCCCGCAGTTCATGCTCGATTGCCAGGTCAAGCGGTTTCATGAGTATAAGCGTCAGCTTCTCAATATCTTTCATGTGATCACGCTCTACAACAAAATTAAAGAGGGCAGGATAGACGAGAACTATACGCCAAGGGTTGTCATGTTTTCCGGCAAGTCGGCGCCGGGTTATTTGCTTTGCAAGCTTGTGATAAAGCTTATCCATAACGTCTCGGAGGTGGTCTCTGCCCACCCGCTCGTGAGGGACAAACTTGAGGTGGTATTCGTGCCTAACTACGGCGTGACCCTGGCCCAGCTCATCATGCCAGCGGCTGAATTGTCCGAGCAGATTTCCACGGCGGGATATGAGGCCTCGGGCACGGGTAATATGAAGTTTGCTCTCAACGGGGCTTTGACCATTGGCACCTATGACGGGGCAAACATAGAGATACGCGAAGAGGTGGGAGAAGAGAACTTCTTCCTGTTCGGGCTCAACGCGGAGGAAATAATCGACTTGAGGTCCCACTACGATCCCCGCGCGCTTATCGATAAGAATCGCGATCTTGCGCAGATCATGCAGCAGCTCTCGAGCGGCTTCTTTTCGCCGGAAAACAAGGACCTGTTCCAGCCGATCGTTAATACTATTATGGATGGTGATCGATATTGCATCCTTGCGGACTATGCATCGTATATAGAATGCCAGGAAAAGGTCTCACAGGTATACCGCGACAAAGAGAAATGGACCAGGATGGCTGTGCTGAACGTGGCTCGTTCGGGCAAGTTCTCCAGTGACCGGGCGATCAACGAATATGCGAGGCATATCTGGAATATCACCCCGGTCGATATTGAATAA
- a CDS encoding FAD-dependent oxidoreductase, whose product MGRYPHIFQTGRIGKLETKNRIKYAATETNFPFGDGYVTDREVAYMEAQARGGAGIITTQGAYPDEKGEGKGFKGMMAISHDRFIPGLTRIADVIRANGALSCVQILHCGREGGVDLDYCLMPSVVPQKLSYFKPPREITRDEITQAIKDHVEAAGRAQRAGFDMIELSGIVGYLMSTFLSRYTNKRTDEYGGDIRNRARLMVQIIEGVKRRVGDMPVGIRLCGNELLDDRGGNTMEESIESCKIAEEAGADYVSVTIGWHESSQSVITRDVPMGHWLFVAEAVKKAVNIPVMMAFRQFLPHIPEAAVVSGKIDFWEMCRPMIADPELPRKVMEEREDEIIPCIACNLCFSRLYYHQPIMCSVRPTLGHEGETSWGYYGFSKARQKKKIVVVGGGPAGLQCALTAAERGHDVTLFEKRGELGGNILLASRVDDGAVELLRPINTLKSLCDKAGVRFYVGVPCTPETLADKDLDALVIATGPSVKSFPQGVLTPKDVIGEGVKPGERVIIIGGSGVGLGVAVFLLRHGDYRITIVEESSKIGRDVNPFYLWQYMGLLKKKKVAFHMRSRANVSGSHLVRVSGALADQALEGDSVIMASFESQKAAPEKFQGIAQEVYVIGDAKKPRRLDNAIHDGYRLGMVI is encoded by the coding sequence ATGGGAAGATATCCACACATATTTCAAACAGGCCGGATCGGAAAGCTCGAAACCAAAAACAGGATTAAATATGCTGCAACAGAAACAAATTTCCCTTTCGGTGACGGATATGTGACGGACAGAGAAGTGGCGTACATGGAGGCCCAGGCCCGGGGAGGGGCGGGGATCATCACCACGCAGGGCGCGTACCCTGACGAAAAAGGTGAGGGGAAGGGCTTCAAAGGCATGATGGCAATATCGCATGACCGATTCATACCGGGGCTTACACGCATTGCCGATGTGATTCGCGCGAACGGCGCTCTTTCTTGCGTGCAGATACTCCATTGCGGCAGGGAAGGCGGCGTTGATCTTGATTACTGTCTCATGCCCTCCGTTGTTCCACAGAAACTTTCTTATTTCAAGCCTCCGAGGGAGATCACGAGGGATGAGATCACCCAGGCGATAAAAGACCATGTAGAAGCAGCGGGACGAGCGCAGAGGGCGGGTTTTGATATGATCGAGCTTTCCGGTATCGTGGGCTACCTCATGTCGACCTTTCTCTCCCGATACACTAATAAAAGAACCGATGAATACGGCGGCGATATCCGAAACAGAGCAAGACTCATGGTTCAGATCATCGAGGGCGTGAAGAGACGGGTAGGGGACATGCCGGTGGGCATCAGGCTTTGCGGCAATGAATTACTTGACGATCGGGGCGGTAACACCATGGAGGAGAGCATAGAAAGCTGCAAGATTGCTGAAGAGGCGGGGGCTGACTATGTGAGCGTGACCATCGGATGGCACGAGTCTTCACAGTCGGTCATCACCCGAGACGTACCCATGGGACACTGGCTCTTCGTGGCAGAGGCCGTGAAAAAGGCTGTGAACATACCCGTTATGATGGCCTTCCGCCAGTTTCTCCCCCATATTCCCGAAGCAGCCGTGGTCTCCGGCAAAATCGATTTCTGGGAGATGTGCAGGCCCATGATTGCGGATCCGGAACTTCCCCGGAAGGTCATGGAAGAGCGGGAAGATGAGATCATTCCGTGTATTGCATGCAATCTCTGCTTTTCACGACTCTACTATCATCAACCGATCATGTGCTCGGTCCGTCCAACTTTAGGCCATGAAGGTGAGACGAGTTGGGGCTATTATGGATTCTCCAAAGCGAGACAAAAGAAAAAGATTGTGGTCGTGGGCGGAGGCCCGGCAGGGCTTCAGTGTGCGCTTACTGCGGCTGAAAGGGGTCATGATGTAACCTTATTCGAAAAGAGGGGCGAGCTCGGCGGAAACATCCTTCTCGCGTCACGGGTCGATGACGGGGCCGTTGAGCTTCTACGACCAATAAATACATTGAAGTCCCTGTGTGATAAGGCCGGGGTGAGATTTTATGTTGGGGTCCCATGCACGCCGGAGACCCTTGCGGACAAAGACTTAGACGCGCTCGTCATCGCAACAGGCCCTTCGGTGAAAAGCTTTCCTCAAGGGGTGCTCACGCCCAAAGATGTGATCGGAGAGGGCGTAAAGCCTGGGGAGAGAGTTATCATTATCGGAGGGAGCGGCGTGGGTCTCGGGGTAGCGGTATTTCTCTTGCGCCATGGTGATTACCGGATCACGATTGTGGAAGAGAGTAGCAAGATAGGCCGTGACGTAAATCCGTTTTATCTCTGGCAGTACATGGGACTTTTGAAAAAGAAAAAGGTGGCATTTCATATGAGGAGTAGAGCGAACGTTTCCGGGAGCCACCTTGTGCGTGTGTCGGGCGCTTTAGCTGATCAAGCACTCGAGGGCGACAGCGTGATCATGGCTTCATTTGAGTCCCAAAAAGCGGCACCGGAGAAATTTCAGGGTATTGCCCAGGAAGTCTATGTTATAGGTGACGCAAAGAAACCGAGGAGACTCGATAATGCCATACACGACGGATACCGCCTGGGAATGGTGATTTAA
- a CDS encoding chemotaxis protein gives METKILLETGTNEAEILELFIDEEEYRGFYGVNVAKVIEIIPMPTKTIKPPDAKRGVVCGLFNHRDKVIVLIDLAHWLKKKSVEKRPPNVLITEFNNVVTAFKVSGVTRIHRVTWEDIKPLDGYMDGVSDAVTGVIELENKLVFLLDLEKAISELNPELAIKSSSSDDATPFEFNLDKPIKVLHADDSNVIRHNVKLRLEENHCFSVDSVINGEEAWKHLVALKENAHKQGRELTDFVDVVLTDIEMPGMDGYHLCKRVKEDQELKTLPVILFSSLITDKLAHKGEAVGADGQFAKPDLKLLGFMRELVEKRRKAA, from the coding sequence ATGGAAACCAAGATACTCCTTGAAACCGGGACGAACGAAGCGGAGATTCTCGAACTGTTTATTGACGAGGAAGAGTATCGGGGCTTCTACGGGGTCAACGTTGCCAAGGTCATAGAAATCATTCCCATGCCCACCAAGACGATTAAGCCGCCTGATGCAAAGAGGGGCGTAGTCTGTGGACTTTTCAATCATCGGGACAAGGTCATAGTACTCATCGATCTTGCCCATTGGCTCAAGAAAAAAAGCGTTGAAAAGCGGCCTCCCAACGTGCTTATTACGGAGTTCAACAATGTTGTCACCGCCTTCAAGGTCTCCGGGGTCACGAGAATTCATCGTGTTACCTGGGAAGACATAAAGCCTCTTGATGGCTATATGGATGGCGTGAGCGATGCGGTCACCGGTGTGATCGAACTGGAAAACAAGCTTGTCTTTCTGCTCGATCTGGAAAAAGCCATCAGCGAGTTGAACCCTGAATTGGCCATTAAGAGCTCCTCCTCTGACGATGCGACCCCATTTGAGTTCAATCTGGACAAACCCATAAAGGTCCTCCATGCCGACGATTCAAACGTTATTCGCCACAACGTGAAGCTCCGCCTGGAGGAAAACCACTGTTTTTCGGTTGACTCCGTTATTAATGGAGAAGAAGCGTGGAAACATCTTGTCGCGCTCAAAGAGAATGCACATAAACAGGGCCGTGAACTCACGGATTTCGTGGATGTGGTCCTGACCGACATAGAGATGCCTGGTATGGATGGATATCACCTGTGTAAACGGGTGAAAGAGGATCAGGAACTCAAGACGCTCCCGGTCATTCTTTTTTCCTCGCTCATTACCGACAAACTCGCTCACAAAGGAGAAGCCGTCGGGGCTGACGGTCAGTTCGCAAAGCCCGATTTAAAGCTCCTGGGCTTCATGAGAGAGCTCGTAGAAAAAAGAAGAAAAGCCGCTTAA